The proteins below are encoded in one region of Metabacillus dongyingensis:
- the fbpA gene encoding Fur-regulated basic protein FbpA produces MSKLFQKALEDQRAFYCKKLLSLGIYNQEVLSSMTLSELKKEYHYFFNNIPLIKLSHKKSV; encoded by the coding sequence ATGAGTAAATTATTTCAAAAAGCATTGGAAGATCAAAGAGCCTTTTACTGCAAGAAACTATTATCTCTTGGCATCTATAATCAAGAAGTTTTGAGCAGCATGACGCTGTCAGAATTAAAAAAGGAATATCATTATTTTTTTAACAATATCCCTTTAATCAAGCTTTCACATAAAAAGTCTGTATAA
- the mobA gene encoding molybdenum cofactor guanylyltransferase, with amino-acid sequence MKLAGIVLAGGQSRRFGSDKALEPYKNSTFLELALNNLKAVTDVVAVIGRTDYSAENVQFIRDHAKYRGMGPLAGLYTAMKEVQAEWYLVLACDMPLIDQDILSALLSGINEKQPAVIPVIDGKYHPLCALYHCTVLPEIERLLDLRELKMMTLMDQLNPVYLNESNFKNSGRFANMNRREDLMILGEQSHKKSNPGMG; translated from the coding sequence ATGAAACTTGCAGGTATCGTTTTAGCCGGCGGGCAATCACGCCGGTTTGGGTCAGATAAAGCCCTGGAACCTTATAAAAACAGCACTTTTTTAGAGCTTGCACTAAATAATTTGAAAGCGGTAACAGACGTTGTGGCAGTCATCGGACGAACGGATTATTCTGCTGAAAACGTTCAATTTATCAGAGATCATGCAAAATACAGGGGAATGGGCCCTCTCGCTGGACTCTATACAGCAATGAAAGAGGTTCAGGCAGAATGGTATCTTGTACTGGCATGCGATATGCCGCTTATTGATCAGGATATTCTGTCAGCTCTGCTATCTGGCATAAATGAAAAACAGCCTGCTGTTATTCCTGTCATTGATGGAAAATATCATCCTCTCTGTGCCTTGTATCATTGCACTGTTTTACCTGAAATTGAGAGATTATTAGATCTCAGAGAATTAAAAATGATGACTCTGATGGACCAGTTAAATCCCGTCTATTTAAATGAATCGAATTTTAAGAATTCCGGCCGTTTTGCCAATATGAATCGAAGAGAAGATTTAATGATTTTAGGAGAGCAGTCACATAAAAAGTCAAATCCAGGAATGGGGTAA
- a CDS encoding MerR family transcriptional regulator, which yields MEQHDHSYKDKKVISIGIVSELTGLSLRQIRYYEERRLISPQRTTRGTRKYSFSDVERLMEIANKREDGVQTNEILKEMRKKEMRSNPDYRKKMLEGQLNAQFHFRNKK from the coding sequence ATGGAACAGCACGACCACTCATATAAAGACAAAAAAGTCATTTCAATTGGAATTGTCAGCGAACTAACAGGCTTATCTTTAAGACAGATCCGTTATTATGAGGAAAGACGTTTAATTTCGCCTCAAAGAACAACAAGGGGTACAAGAAAATATTCATTTTCTGATGTGGAAAGGCTCATGGAGATTGCAAATAAACGGGAAGATGGCGTACAAACAAATGAAATCTTAAAAGAAATGAGAAAAAAAGAAATGCGCAGCAATCCCGATTACCGCAAAAAAATGCTCGAAGGCCAGCTAAATGCACAATTTCATTTTCGCAATAAAAAATGA